In the genome of Thermus antranikianii DSM 12462, the window GATTCGGAGTGCCCGCCGTGGTGGAGGCCCTCGGGATGGAAGTGGGCGATGCCCCGGCTGCTGGGCAGGCCGAACTCGGCGATGAGGAGGGGCATCTCCCCGTGGTGGGCTTTCAAGCGGGCCAGGTAGTTGCGGTAGCGGTTGGGGGCCAGGTCCCGTTCGTTGACCAAAAAATCGGGGTAGTAGGGGTAGACGTGATAGGTGGCGAAGAGGGTTACTGGGCTTCCTGGGGTAGGCCGTAAGTGGGTGGGGTCTAGGGTAAGGGCGTCCTCTTCATGCAAGGGACCTGCTGGAGGTGGTTCCACCCTTTCCCCGCGAGCGCGGCGCAGCTCGTACTCTTCCCGAAAGCCCGCCTCGCTCTCCCAGCGGAGGGGGTCCAAAGTGGGCCAGGTGACGAAGCTTAGGGGGCGTGCGGTTCCATAGGCCTCCCACTCGTAGGTGGCCAGGCGGTCCAGGACCTCGGCCAGGTAGGCTTCGAAGGGGCTCGCCTCTGGGGAGGCCTCGAGGAACCTGCCCCGGTAGGTGCGGCCTGGGTGGCGCCGGTTATAGGCTTCCACCGAGTAGGGCTCGAACTCCCGCCCCACCACAAGGCCCATGACCCAGGGGGAAACATCCGCGGTGTAGTCCCCATGGGCGTGGCCCGGGCGGGGTGGGCGGCTGAGGTTTCCGTGGAGGGCGTCCAGGACCTCCCGGCCTTCCAGAAGAAATTTCTCCAGGAAAGGTCCTTCCCAATCCTCGTAACCTTCCTCTTCGGGAAGCTCGGTCCAGATTCCCTGGAACAGGTAGAGGGGCCGGTCTGAGTGGAGCCGGTTGTGGCCCAAAAGGGCCCGGTAGAAGGCTGGGGGCAAAAGGGTATAGGTGCGCACCGCGTTGGCCCCCATGGCGGAAAGGAGCTCCAGCCAGGCCCGGTAGAGGGCTTCTTCCCCGGGAAACCCTGCGGGAAAGCGGCCGGGCAGGGCTACTCCCAGGTTCACCCCCCGCACCTGGAAGGGCTTCTCCCCGATCCAAAACCTCCCCTTTTCCGCACGGAAAGGGGGTGGGTTCTTGCGGGCCTTTGGGGTGGGGGCGGGGGGTGGGGGCATGCCCTTTAAGATCTCCTCCGCATCCCGGTAACCTTGTCTTAAAGCCCAGTCCAGGGCGCTTCTGGCTCCTTCCCAATCCCCCAACGCCCTCAGGACCAGGCCAAAGCCATAGAGGGCCTCGCCACCTCCCTTCAAGGTGCCCACCAGGCGGCTAAAGGTGAAGAGGGCTTCCTCCAGGCGTCCTAAGCGGTACTGGGCAAAACCCGCAAGGAGCAAGGCCTCCTCCGGGGGGTCGTAGCCCTTGAGAAGCGGGCCAAGCCGGGCCAGGACCCCGGCCATATCCCCTTGGGCGTAGAGCCTGCGAGCGTCCTCCAAAGGTGTGGCCAGGGCGAGGCCGAGGAGGAGCAGAAAGCCTAGGGTGCGCAAGGGCTAACTTTCCCGGGAAGCCTGGCGGATGGCCTCCACCGCCTCGGGGTTCTCCAGGGCCGAGAGATCCCCGGGGTCCTGGCCCAAGTAGACCGCCCGCACCACCCGGCGCATCACCTTGGCGTTTCGGGTTTTGGGCAGGTCGGGGACGAAGAGAACCCTTTCCGGCTTTAAGGGTTTGCCCAGGGCCTCCGCCACCCGGTCGGCCACCGCCTGGGCCAGCTCGGGGGTAGGGGAGAAGCCGGGCTTCAGCACGGCGAAGATCACGATGGCCTCCCCCTTGACCGGATGGGGTACCCCGATGGCGGCGCATTCCTTCAGGGCCGGGTGGGCGATGGCGGCGGTTTCCACCTCGGCGGGCCCCACCCGCTTGCCCGCCACCTTTAGGGTGTCGTCGCTCCGGCCTAGGATGAAGAAGTGGCCTTCCTCATCCTGTAGGGCCAGATCCCCGTGAATCCAAATCCCGGGGATGCGGGAGAAATAGGTGTCCAGGTACCGGGCTTCGTCCTGCCAGAACCCCTTGGTCATGCCGGGCCAGGGCTTGAGCACCGCAAGCTCCCCCACCTGGCCCGCCACGGGTTTCCCCTCCGGGTCCAGCACCGCCGCGGCCATCCCGGGCACGGCGGTGTTGAAGCCCATGGGCTTGATGGGTTTGACCAGAACATTGCCCAGGATGCCTCCGGAGACCTCCGTTCCCCCGGAGTAGTTTACAATGGGCCTCTTTTCCTTCCCCACCGTTCGGAAGAACCAGAGGTAGGGCTCGAGGTTCCAGGGCTCCCCGGTGGAGCCGAGAACCCGAAGGGAGCTCAGGTCATGGGCCCGGATGGGCTCCTCCCCTAAGGGGATCAAGGCCCGCACCAGGGTGGGGGAGAGGCCTAAGTGGGTGAGGCGGTGCGCTTCCACTATCCGCCAAAGCCTTTCCGGTCCCGGGTAGTCGGGGGCGCCGTCGTAAAGGTACACCGTGGCCCCCAGGATCAGCCCTCCCAGGATGGCCCAGGGTCCCATCATCCAGCCCAGGTCCGTGAACCAGAAGAGGCGGTCCCCCTTCCTCAGGTCAAAGAGAAGGGCCAGGTCAAGGGCAGCCTTGAGGGGGAAGCCCGCATGGTAATGGACGGTTCCCTTGGGCCGGCCCGTGGTGCCGGAGGTGTAGATGAGCATGAAGGGGTCCATGCTTTCCATCTCCTCCGGGGGGAGGGGCTCACCCTTTAAGGATGCGTAGTCCACTTCCCCAGCTTCCAGGGGCAGGCCCAGCCGGCGTACCACCAAAAGATGAGGGGTTTCCGCCAGGG includes:
- a CDS encoding AMP-binding protein, translating into MEPIWYPNPEEIQATRLFRFMEALGFQDYEAFYRYSVEEAEDFYHQFFTHLGLPWRKPYERVIEGGFPFPRFFVGGRLNLVEAALSHEPTALALIHETEEGGVRTLTYGEVLKEVERVAAGLRALGVERGDRVGLWFPMGLEAAILLLATAWLGAIAIPIFSGYAAEAAAVRLKDAKAKLLAVQDGFHRRGRRVELLLEARRAQALAETPHLLVVRRLGLPLEAGEVDYASLKGEPLPPEEMESMDPFMLIYTSGTTGRPKGTVHYHAGFPLKAALDLALLFDLRKGDRLFWFTDLGWMMGPWAILGGLILGATVYLYDGAPDYPGPERLWRIVEAHRLTHLGLSPTLVRALIPLGEEPIRAHDLSSLRVLGSTGEPWNLEPYLWFFRTVGKEKRPIVNYSGGTEVSGGILGNVLVKPIKPMGFNTAVPGMAAAVLDPEGKPVAGQVGELAVLKPWPGMTKGFWQDEARYLDTYFSRIPGIWIHGDLALQDEEGHFFILGRSDDTLKVAGKRVGPAEVETAAIAHPALKECAAIGVPHPVKGEAIVIFAVLKPGFSPTPELAQAVADRVAEALGKPLKPERVLFVPDLPKTRNAKVMRRVVRAVYLGQDPGDLSALENPEAVEAIRQASRES
- a CDS encoding tetratricopeptide repeat protein — encoded protein: MRTLGFLLLLGLALATPLEDARRLYAQGDMAGVLARLGPLLKGYDPPEEALLLAGFAQYRLGRLEEALFTFSRLVGTLKGGGEALYGFGLVLRALGDWEGARSALDWALRQGYRDAEEILKGMPPPPAPTPKARKNPPPFRAEKGRFWIGEKPFQVRGVNLGVALPGRFPAGFPGEEALYRAWLELLSAMGANAVRTYTLLPPAFYRALLGHNRLHSDRPLYLFQGIWTELPEEEGYEDWEGPFLEKFLLEGREVLDALHGNLSRPPRPGHAHGDYTADVSPWVMGLVVGREFEPYSVEAYNRRHPGRTYRGRFLEASPEASPFEAYLAEVLDRLATYEWEAYGTARPLSFVTWPTLDPLRWESEAGFREEYELRRARGERVEPPPAGPLHEEDALTLDPTHLRPTPGSPVTLFATYHVYPYYPDFLVNERDLAPNRYRNYLARLKAHHGEMPLLIAEFGLPSSRGIAHFHPEGLHHGGHSESEQAEKVLALWQDIASLDLAGGMVFALMDEWFKRNWLFMEWEVPSRDPFWHNILDPEENYGLMAATAREAFRLDGKAGEWEGIPFLLQGDARFLQAHADPEYLWLLYRGPLPLRLYLDTVPGGVAVTEGFGAEFFLEVNAEGGRLLVEKGYYPFQELDHGLPGTEYLHFRGATRPGSGPFVPFLLEPNRQRTGRDGTDYPRIVYELGQLRRGLDPEGARDPRADFALGEDGLLEIRIPWGMLLIADPSQRLAWYAPEPLSIGGIGLWLPGAPPLTLTWPTWEEPAFALRLKPLYFRLRESWQGGP